The genomic segment tgtgtgtgtgtgtgtgtgtgtgtgtttctgtgtgtgtgtgtgtgtgtgtgtgtttttgtgtgtgtgtgtgtgtttctgtgtgtgtgtgtgtgtaattcgTCTCATTCAGTTTCAGTAAAATATTCAAAGCAAAAGTGAGACTCAAACCGACTTTATTAGTTTGACTCGACATCATGAGAGACACGTTTcatccacacagacacagtcatcATCAGCTGAGGACGACGTCTTCAGGACGACGTCTTCAGGACACGTGGACGCTGTCAGCTGACTCACGACTCTCTACATTCTTTGACCAAAAGCCAGACTTCTGCAGATGATGCGTATTTTGGACAGCTGGAGTCCGTACAGTACGGGGTTAAAGAGCGGCTGGCAGGTGAGAAAGTATAAGGACAGGAAGACGCGCAGCGTGATGGGGACGCCGCTCATGTCGAACCTGCCCTGCACGATCTCAAAGAAAGCCCCGAAGGAGAAGTTGAGCAGCGAGGCGAGGTGAGGCGTGCAGGTGCTCACGGCTTTCTGCCTCGTCTGTCTGGAGCCCGAAAAAATGACTCTGAGGATCTTTATGTACGAGGAAATGATCAGAACTATCAGAGCCACGATGACAGTAAAGATGTAAACCATCCCGTAGATGTTGTTGAGCGTGGTGTCGAAGCACGCCAGCTTAACGATGGAGTAGTTATCGCAGTACACTTTCTGAATGGTGTTGCCGCACAGCTGCAGAGGGGCGCTCAGAGACATCATGGCCACAGTCGCAAGGACGCTGTAGAACCACACAAACGCCGTCAGGACGCCAACACGCCTGGACGTCATGC from the Plectropomus leopardus isolate mb unplaced genomic scaffold, YSFRI_Pleo_2.0 unplaced_scaffold36643, whole genome shotgun sequence genome contains:
- the LOC121938868 gene encoding olfactory receptor 52E4-like; amino-acid sequence: LHTVSAAACFLQIYCVHFYGSVEMLTLAVMSYDRYLAICFPLQYSTRMTSRRVGVLTAFVWFYSVLATVAMMSLSAPLQLCGNTIQKVYCDNYSIVKLACFDTTLNNIYGMVYIFTVIVALIVLIISSYIKILRVIFSGSRQTRQKAVSTCTPHLASLLNFSFGAFFEIVQGRFDMSGVPITLRVFLSLYFLTCQPLFNPVLYGLQLSKIRIICRSLAFGQRM